The window CGTCCCGCGCCTTCGCGGCTGCGTTTCGCTGACCGGTCGAACGCGACGACAGTACCGACTACGAGGGGTCTTTCCCGTCCGACTCGCCCGCTCCCGCGGGGCCGCCGAGTCGCGACCACCACAGCAGTCCCGCAGCCGCGGCGAGAAGGGTGGTCGCGACGAGCGGGAGCGGACGCCGCCTGATCCCGCCGGCAGCGGTCCAGCAGAGCCCGGGGACGTGTCGCGCCGACACCGACGCCCCGGCGAGGTGGCGACCGGAATGCAGCGTTCGCCCCTCGGCGAGGTACCGTTTCGCGAGGAGTAACCGGTGGGTCGAGCGGATCTCGTACCCCTCCGACTCGAACCGCTCGACCTCCGCCTCGTAGGCCGAGAGATACCGTTCGCTGGCTTCCTCCACGACGTCGGCCGGCGGGTGGCCGGTCTCGTCCCGGCGGACGAGGACCTCGTCGACGTAGGCGAGTTTCCCGCGCTCGAGCACGCGCAGACAGAACTCGGGGTCCTGGAACCGGTCCAGCGTCTCGTCGAAGCCGCCGACGGCCCGGGCGACGTCCGTCCGGACGAGCAGCGTCGAGCCGGCCCCCGGCTGTACGTTGTCCGCGAGGATTTCGGCCATCAACTGCTCGTCGCCTTCCCGGGTCGGCTCCGCGTCGCTGCGGGCGAGGAGGGAT of the Halobiforma lacisalsi AJ5 genome contains:
- a CDS encoding glycosyltransferase family 2 protein: MTRVSVVIPTYNRAETLPRAIDSALEQTIDDDLEVIVVDDGSTDGTESVLSAYEEKGVGVVPVAHSTNRGANVARNTGIEHASGEYVAFLDSDDTWHPEKLEHQLEALEGRSDEWVGAYCDTAYDLSGAKGTLRSAVASLLARSDAEPTREGDEQLMAEILADNVQPGAGSTLLVRTDVARAVGGFDETLDRFQDPEFCLRVLERGKLAYVDEVLVRRDETGHPPADVVEEASERYLSAYEAEVERFESEGYEIRSTHRLLLAKRYLAEGRTLHSGRHLAGASVSARHVPGLCWTAAGGIRRRPLPLVATTLLAAAAGLLWWSRLGGPAGAGESDGKDPS